Below is a window of Lentimicrobium sp. L6 DNA.
TTGATGAAAATTAAATATAGCTTACTGGCTCTGTTTTTACTTGGAATATACATCAGTTCCAATGCACAAATGAAATTTCGCCAAGATAACTCAAGAAACGAAAACAGCTGGTTTATAGATGTAAACACAGGTGTTACAAGTTTTTATGGCACCCTTGGAGTATTCAATTATGATCCCATCTTAAAAATAAAAGAGGAAAGTAAATTTGCATTTGGTATAACTGCTGGAAAAAGCTTTAACAAATACCTTTCAGCAAGAGCCTATTTCACTTCTGGAGGATTCAAAGCCACTAATAATGAAAGAGGAATAAGATATGATGCTAGCCTTACAAATTATGGTGGTCAATTCTTAATCAATTTCTCTAGCATATTTGGCGATACAGATTATATCCCAATATTCTCTGTATATGGAATTGTAGGAGTTGGCTTAGCAAGCACAAAGCCTATTCTTTATAGTATAGAAGAAGAAGGATACGGAACCCCTATCGACAGCCTCAACTACGCCACTAAAGTTTCAACTTTAGAATTTAATATTGGGCTTGGTGTCTCCTATGAGATATTTAACCAAATAGATATATTAGTTGAACTAGATTACCATTATGGAATGTCGGACGAATTGGATCTCACCACTGATGGTGGGAAAGATAATTTCATGTATTTGAAAGCTGGGCTGAGATATCGATTTGGCTTTGCAGACACAAAAGGCTCATCTGCTTTTGGTCGAAGAAGAAGATAATTTTTAAGCTACCTTTGATTCATTAGCTCTTTCTTGAATATTAATAATAGGCCTAAACCTATTTCTTATCAAATTCCATTTCTCAGGGTACTGCTCCAATAACATTATAATCTTACGCCTA
It encodes the following:
- a CDS encoding outer membrane beta-barrel protein, coding for MKIKYSLLALFLLGIYISSNAQMKFRQDNSRNENSWFIDVNTGVTSFYGTLGVFNYDPILKIKEESKFAFGITAGKSFNKYLSARAYFTSGGFKATNNERGIRYDASLTNYGGQFLINFSSIFGDTDYIPIFSVYGIVGVGLASTKPILYSIEEEGYGTPIDSLNYATKVSTLEFNIGLGVSYEIFNQIDILVELDYHYGMSDELDLTTDGGKDNFMYLKAGLRYRFGFADTKGSSAFGRRRR